A section of the Candidatus Zixiibacteriota bacterium genome encodes:
- a CDS encoding dockerin type I repeat-containing protein yields the protein MKDKANVFIITMTVICCGILMLLLVPDVSTENVPTANTIIGKIPRLIDNEKRLMGEDLLPGEKSLSPDNMSYCEYQAYYCNMYYYWPIPNAYGDDFFNMRFTAPDVCTLVSIHMKFYEYGSTNDSVNGINVLIWDNDEYGFPGDTIDIIHVPGSDIIWFPNWTTITPSEPIIISGDFHVGYTVVDQVNDTISITSDDGSCGTGRSYEYWNNVWGTMLGDWANDVNFCIVINYCCPDTNEVPYVTNHPELLQRSFCSNMYYDYFGEDPEGDEIYFELISGPGTMIDSTGEWIWEPGPEDIGTHYITYQVCDPTGCSEELITEVIIDNYPPDMISNCDISIEAEAGDHILHIFTAIGPERCDNVIYTVVGPGDIDSVTGVYDWYTAPSDLGMYEVMVTVQDIFGQSTDCGILINLTEAVVCGDANGDGTTNVGDAVFIINHVFKGGPPPEPLYAGDANDDGFVNVGDAVYVINYVFKGGTAPCTDETPVCCNAPACSPNPAVPVTYTKIPSKVANCGGDFGLWEGHPVTAEYDACCLDGDNWEMRVKKCLSNYSISVCTQGKTDITGVGAVPNLATCKLVVADLAFTGAPAPTGRPTRATYTSTSATLAHEQVHQAEWKAAFDAQWIADEPKIETLTTACIIPEVDTPAEAVAKMKAAADALVKAADAAAWANTPNHGPPDTSGAYPAHKVNHNALIAALKAAFPGC from the coding sequence ATGAAAGACAAGGCTAATGTATTTATTATTACGATGACAGTTATATGTTGCGGTATTTTGATGCTGTTATTGGTGCCTGATGTAAGCACCGAAAATGTTCCGACGGCAAATACTATCATAGGGAAAATCCCTCGATTAATCGATAACGAGAAGAGATTAATGGGAGAGGATTTGTTACCGGGGGAAAAATCTTTATCACCGGATAATATGTCTTATTGTGAGTATCAGGCATATTATTGCAATATGTATTATTACTGGCCTATTCCCAATGCGTACGGCGACGATTTTTTTAATATGCGGTTTACTGCGCCTGATGTTTGCACTCTTGTCTCGATTCATATGAAGTTTTATGAATACGGCAGTACTAATGATTCCGTAAACGGAATTAATGTGCTAATTTGGGATAACGATGAATACGGATTTCCGGGAGACACAATTGATATTATTCATGTTCCGGGATCTGATATTATTTGGTTTCCAAATTGGACAACGATTACTCCATCCGAGCCAATAATTATTTCCGGAGATTTCCACGTCGGATATACAGTCGTTGATCAGGTAAATGACACGATATCAATAACGTCAGACGACGGTTCCTGCGGAACTGGGCGCTCATATGAATATTGGAATAATGTATGGGGCACAATGTTGGGTGATTGGGCAAACGATGTAAACTTTTGTATTGTTATCAATTATTGTTGCCCCGATACGAACGAGGTGCCTTATGTTACCAATCACCCAGAGTTATTACAACGTAGTTTTTGTTCCAATATGTATTATGATTATTTTGGTGAAGACCCGGAGGGAGACGAGATATATTTTGAACTAATCTCCGGACCGGGAACGATGATTGATTCTACCGGTGAATGGATATGGGAACCCGGACCTGAAGATATCGGGACTCACTATATAACCTACCAGGTATGTGATCCGACCGGATGCTCGGAAGAACTAATTACCGAAGTTATCATAGATAATTACCCCCCCGATATGATAAGTAATTGCGATATAAGTATTGAGGCCGAGGCCGGCGATCATATACTGCATATATTTACGGCTATCGGTCCGGAACGTTGTGATAATGTCATCTATACAGTAGTCGGCCCCGGAGACATTGACTCTGTTACGGGAGTTTACGATTGGTACACAGCGCCGTCAGATTTGGGTATGTATGAAGTTATGGTAACGGTTCAGGATATTTTTGGGCAAAGCACTGACTGCGGAATATTAATAAATCTGACTGAAGCCGTAGTTTGCGGAGATGCCAATGGAGATGGCACTACAAATGTCGGCGATGCCGTTTTTATTATAAATCATGTCTTCAAAGGTGGCCCGCCACCCGAGCCGTTATATGCCGGTGATGCCAATGATGATGGTTTCGTTAATGTCGGTGATGCCGTGTATGTCATTAATTATGTTTTTAAAGGCGGCACTGCGCCATGTACAGATGAAACTCCGGTTTGTTGTAATGCCCCAGCCTGTTCACCCAACCCGGCCGTACCTGTTACTTACACGAAAATACCCAGCAAAGTCGCAAATTGCGGCGGTGATTTCGGACTATGGGAAGGACATCCGGTAACAGCTGAATATGACGCTTGCTGTCTTGACGGAGATAATTGGGAGATGCGAGTTAAAAAATGTCTATCAAATTACTCTATTTCGGTCTGTACTCAGGGGAAGACCGATATAACCGGTGTTGGTGCTGTTCCGAATCTGGCGACATGCAAATTAGTCGTGGCCGATTTAGCATTTACGGGAGCCCCTGCTCCTACCGGTCGCCCTACAAGAGCCACCTATACTTCGACTAGTGCAACCCTGGCTCATGAACAAGTGCATCAGGCTGAATGGAAAGCGGCTTTTGACGCACAATGGATAGCGGATGAACCCAAAATTGAGACCCTGACCACCGCATGCATTATACCGGAGGTTGATACCCCAGCGGAAGCCGTTGCCAAAATGAAAGCCGCCGCTGACGCTCTGGTAAAGGCCGCTGATGCCGCCGCATGGGCCAATACGCCTAATCATGGCCCTCCGGATACCAGCGGAGCTTATCCCGCACATAAGGTAAATCATAATGCTTTGATAGCGGCTCTTAAGGCGGCATTTCCGGGATGTTAA
- a CDS encoding 4Fe-4S binding protein, which yields MTDAIYEKLAVALDRLPNGFPRTPSNVEIPLLKKIFTSDEALLASYLTIDMEPASEIAKRASLPSEVTSENLISMAKRGLIWFEKTPDMLKFRLAPFVVGLYESQLDNMDEELAGLVDEYLADGGAAGIMKYDPALHRVIPVRGAIHGEWVLPYDDVKKILQEAKSFATHDCICRVQRAQLEHACDRPVHNCLVFNLTKMPPGYDAITQSEALKLLDEAEEAGLVHTVSNIASGIGYICNCCGCCCAILRGITEWGVEKSVAYANYYAVIDPDLCADCGTCQERCQIGAIETREDISFVIREKCIGCGLCVTGCPEDAARLEPKPEEEIVHPPENFPAWEKMRLQSRGLSAKQI from the coding sequence ATGACAGATGCCATATATGAAAAATTGGCCGTAGCGCTGGACCGGCTTCCCAATGGTTTTCCGCGGACGCCTTCCAACGTCGAGATACCGCTTCTTAAAAAGATATTTACCTCGGATGAAGCGTTATTGGCTTCGTATCTGACAATTGATATGGAGCCCGCCTCAGAAATCGCGAAGAGGGCATCTTTGCCGTCTGAAGTTACGTCAGAGAATCTTATAAGTATGGCCAAACGTGGGTTAATCTGGTTTGAGAAAACTCCGGATATGTTGAAATTCAGACTGGCGCCTTTCGTAGTCGGATTATATGAATCGCAGCTTGACAATATGGATGAGGAATTAGCCGGCCTAGTCGATGAATATCTGGCCGATGGAGGAGCGGCCGGGATAATGAAATACGATCCGGCCCTGCATCGTGTTATTCCAGTTCGGGGCGCCATTCACGGCGAATGGGTTTTGCCATACGATGACGTGAAGAAAATCCTTCAGGAAGCCAAATCATTCGCTACGCACGATTGCATTTGCCGTGTTCAGCGAGCTCAACTGGAACACGCCTGTGACCGTCCGGTTCATAATTGTCTGGTTTTTAACCTGACCAAAATGCCTCCCGGATACGATGCCATAACTCAAAGTGAAGCTCTCAAACTTCTGGACGAGGCTGAAGAAGCCGGGCTAGTCCATACCGTAAGTAATATCGCTTCGGGAATTGGATATATCTGCAATTGCTGCGGCTGCTGCTGCGCTATTTTGCGGGGGATTACCGAATGGGGAGTTGAAAAATCGGTGGCATATGCCAATTATTATGCCGTGATTGATCCCGATTTGTGCGCCGATTGCGGTACTTGCCAGGAGAGATGTCAGATTGGCGCGATTGAAACTCGTGAAGACATTTCTTTTGTAATCCGCGAAAAATGTATCGGATGCGGTCTGTGCGTGACCGGTTGTCCCGAAGACGCGGCTCGATTGGAACCGAAACCGGAAGAAGAGATTGTACATCCTCCAGAAAATTTTCCCGCCTGGGAAAAGATGCGCCTGCAGAGTCGGGGATTATCCGCTAAGCAAATATAG
- a CDS encoding ABC transporter ATP-binding protein — protein sequence MINGNDKPMIEARNLSKYFGEFVAIKDISFSIPKGQIVAFLGPNGAGKTTTMRLLTGFMRPSQGSAFICGHEVSGNRLGASRFLGYLPENGPLYENMTPLELLRFFGEVREMEEKYLSQRIDTLVDRCALQTVLEKPIGKLSRGYRQRVGLAQVLLHDPDVLIMDEPTAGLDPNQIRDFRDNISELANTKTILLSTHILQEVEAVAARVLLVHNGRLVFDGSPGDLRKQNSMEESFYKMTNYGRSSELNTEGGML from the coding sequence ATGATAAACGGCAATGATAAACCAATGATTGAGGCGCGAAATCTATCCAAATACTTCGGAGAATTCGTGGCCATCAAGGATATTTCCTTCTCGATTCCAAAAGGACAAATTGTCGCCTTTTTGGGACCCAACGGAGCGGGAAAAACTACCACGATGAGGTTATTGACCGGGTTTATGCGTCCCAGTCAAGGTTCCGCTTTCATCTGCGGGCATGAAGTATCCGGAAATCGACTGGGAGCTTCTCGCTTTTTGGGTTACCTGCCGGAAAACGGCCCTCTCTATGAAAATATGACTCCGCTGGAACTATTACGATTTTTTGGAGAAGTTCGAGAGATGGAGGAGAAATATCTGAGTCAACGAATTGATACCCTGGTTGATCGCTGTGCACTGCAAACCGTGCTCGAAAAACCGATCGGAAAATTATCCCGGGGTTATCGACAGCGGGTCGGGCTGGCCCAGGTTCTTTTGCACGACCCGGATGTCCTGATTATGGACGAGCCAACAGCGGGCCTTGACCCCAATCAAATTCGCGATTTCAGGGATAATATTTCCGAGCTGGCCAATACTAAAACGATTTTACTTTCGACCCATATTCTTCAGGAAGTTGAAGCCGTTGCCGCCCGGGTACTGCTGGTGCATAACGGCCGACTCGTCTTCGATGGTTCTCCGGGAGATTTGAGAAAACAAAACTCCATGGAAGAATCGTTTTACAAAATGACAAATTATGGCCGTTCCTCAGAATTAAATACCGAGGGGGGTATGCTATGA
- a CDS encoding M43 family zinc metalloprotease, which translates to MRIFSFFGLFFILIAAFNIQAQDSDCGTVINPEQVEQALRIEREMQFASKTLSTTTHIEIPIAYHIVRRSDGTGGFSLTDLTASTDSANVLFAPLNVSIYQYSLDYIDDDVFFFDGHRYDELRSVNVVPEAVNIYYLPDESDFPYCGLSSFSFSGTQGIIMSNNCAGELIINSTLVHEIGHYFNLYHTHETAFGDECPDGSNCIEAGDLICDTPADPTLSGLVDATCTYTGTDTSPASCGSETYNPQVENIMSYSRKSCRDFHSDMQIEKFRTTLLTLRSELAFSIDGFIVLPGVIETLPTLAGQTSDTVIKIINSSETPFDVISFSTSIGIINVSGTVPVTLNQDDTVSYIVSFNASALTGECDLGPREDTVIFNTTHSEVTIASIPITPAVVYAVPTNEHLTTGSTCLTFTVPNTPGISDLSGTGFVPAGFGNILYDGSLLIGVIDGTDTTTYMDAYGAEDFSVIDSYVSDIDAAGRNTQTIRYVTNDNRLHGSVSYHYGYNNLDLDSCSALEIDYTISNPCDTALNIVAGIFCDFDIDNSGDNYAFISGDMVIATDGTNGASQSVALTVLQSCGSGPNLRIISNPDLIYPNSGLTDNDAYRELVSASSTGSLNSTDVSTLISFGEVILEPGETEFFQAAIIFSGTGSDDLDPALADATLLARGVFPDSDGDCITDALDNCPDTYNPDQIDLNGNNIGDVCDYKCGDANGGGDVNVGDAVFIINHVFKGGPAPDPIESCNVNCDEDCNVGDAVYMINHIFKGGPVPCAGCG; encoded by the coding sequence ATGAGAATTTTTAGCTTTTTTGGATTATTTTTTATTTTGATTGCCGCTTTTAATATTCAGGCGCAAGACAGCGATTGCGGGACAGTCATCAATCCCGAACAGGTTGAGCAGGCCTTGAGAATAGAGCGCGAGATGCAATTTGCTTCCAAGACTCTAAGCACGACCACTCATATAGAAATCCCGATTGCCTATCATATTGTGCGTCGTTCAGACGGTACCGGCGGCTTTTCTTTAACCGATTTGACCGCTTCGACTGATAGCGCAAATGTACTTTTCGCGCCCTTGAATGTCAGCATTTATCAGTATTCGCTGGATTATATCGATGATGACGTATTTTTCTTTGATGGACACCGCTACGATGAACTCCGAAGCGTCAATGTCGTTCCCGAAGCGGTAAATATTTACTATTTACCCGATGAATCGGATTTTCCTTATTGCGGTCTTTCGTCGTTTTCGTTTTCCGGGACGCAGGGTATAATCATGAGCAATAATTGCGCCGGAGAGCTTATTATAAATTCCACTCTGGTTCATGAAATCGGCCATTATTTTAATCTTTATCATACTCATGAAACCGCCTTTGGTGATGAATGTCCTGATGGAAGTAATTGTATCGAAGCTGGCGATTTGATTTGCGACACCCCCGCTGATCCGACTCTTTCGGGTCTCGTAGATGCCACCTGTACTTATACCGGAACTGATACATCTCCCGCGTCATGCGGTTCTGAAACGTATAATCCTCAGGTCGAAAATATAATGTCATATTCCCGGAAATCCTGTCGTGATTTCCATAGCGACATGCAAATCGAAAAATTCAGAACAACGCTTCTGACTCTACGATCCGAGTTAGCCTTTAGTATCGACGGTTTTATTGTGCTGCCGGGCGTGATTGAAACGCTGCCCACCCTTGCCGGACAAACTTCCGATACGGTAATCAAGATTATTAACAGTTCGGAGACACCATTTGATGTTATATCCTTTTCCACCTCAATCGGAATTATCAATGTATCCGGTACCGTACCAGTTACCCTGAATCAGGATGATACAGTGTCTTATATCGTCAGTTTTAATGCTTCTGCCTTAACCGGTGAATGCGATCTTGGGCCCAGAGAAGATACTGTCATCTTCAATACAACTCACTCCGAAGTGACAATCGCGTCAATTCCGATAACGCCTGCGGTCGTGTACGCGGTTCCGACCAACGAGCATCTCACGACCGGTTCCACATGTCTGACATTTACGGTACCCAACACGCCGGGAATATCTGATCTGTCCGGCACCGGTTTTGTACCGGCCGGATTTGGCAATATTCTCTACGACGGTTCTCTTCTAATTGGAGTCATTGATGGGACCGATACGACAACATACATGGATGCGTATGGCGCGGAAGATTTTTCTGTTATTGATTCTTATGTGAGCGATATTGACGCGGCCGGTCGTAATACTCAGACGATTAGATATGTGACTAATGATAACAGGCTGCACGGTTCGGTGAGCTATCATTACGGTTATAATAACCTGGACCTTGACAGTTGTTCGGCTTTGGAAATCGACTATACTATTTCTAATCCGTGCGATACCGCTCTGAATATAGTCGCCGGAATATTCTGTGATTTTGATATTGACAATTCGGGCGATAACTATGCCTTTATCAGCGGTGACATGGTCATCGCGACAGATGGTACCAATGGCGCCTCTCAATCGGTGGCCCTAACCGTATTGCAAAGTTGCGGTTCTGGCCCAAATTTACGCATAATCTCCAACCCGGATTTAATTTATCCCAATAGCGGCTTGACCGATAACGATGCGTATCGTGAATTGGTTTCCGCCAGCAGCACGGGATCGCTGAATTCAACTGATGTATCAACACTAATATCATTCGGTGAAGTAATCCTGGAACCGGGTGAAACTGAGTTTTTCCAGGCGGCGATAATATTTTCCGGTACCGGTTCTGACGACCTTGATCCCGCTCTCGCCGACGCAACCCTACTGGCCCGGGGAGTTTTCCCTGATAGTGATGGCGATTGCATAACCGATGCATTGGATAATTGTCCCGATACGTATAATCCGGATCAAATCGATCTCAATGGAAACAATATTGGAGATGTTTGCGATTATAAATGCGGTGATGCTAATGGCGGCGGTGACGTCAATGTCGGCGATGCAGTCTTTATTATCAATCACGTTTTCAAGGGTGGGCCGGCCCCCGATCCGATTGAAAGCTGCAACGTCAACTGTGATGAAGACTGCAATGTCGGAGATGCGGTTTATATGATCAATCACATCTTCAAAGGCGGTCCGGTGCCATGTGCGGGGTGTGGGTAA
- a CDS encoding Gldg family protein, whose amino-acid sequence MMKLNLNWRVISVISKRDLKLYFSSPTGYLFITVFIFLSAAAAFWQERFFANNLANLDQLNSMFPFLLLLFIPAVTMNVWAEERRQGTDELLLTLPATDIEIVLGKYLSVLGIYSASLILSFSHIIVLFWLGSPDLGLMIVNYFGYWLIGAAFLGIGMLASLLTSNATIGFILGMLFCSIFIFIGSLEWLTGEWLQSILGRIAIERYFKDFARGIISFSGLFYFIGVTAIMLFLNVIILGKRHWPATAGGYKMWIHYFIRTVALTIAVFSFVAIIVTMALRIDATAEGLHSLSDTSKQLLEDLPEGRQVLIQAYISPEVPRNFVEPRANIIGKLEEIAAVSGDQVQILIKDTEPFSEEAREAREKFNIFPQESFVNEGGRSGKAQVFLGVAFTCGAREEVIPFFDVGLPVEYELIRSIRSVAQSNRKKIGILSTGVKLFGDFNYQTGQQVPPWPVVGELRKQYEVLMVNPEESIEQEMDVLMAVMPSTLGQKELDNLKDYVQTGKPTVLLIDPMPLIDISLSPILPSDAQVSMFQQNQQQKQPKGNMEQFMKEIGVPWKMSEVIWDVYNPHPDLSVLQQEIIFIGEGNKNKSAINQDNPVSADLQEVVFMFPGYLEYPPEPNLVFEPLLQTGLVSGVHHWYSLVQRGFFGLTLNQRPRRIATPDLYTVAARISGTTSGIQKENDPENKSGNLINLLVIADVDFISQQFFEIRNRGIANLNFDNISFFLNSIDYLADDESFIELRNRRVKHRTLTAVEAKTQEFITRRLEEEREAEEEARQALSEAQQRLTEKVTEVRNRTDVDEQTKQIMAQNMQEVENKRFEAIRANIEANRDATIARSQENTEIAIRAIQANIKTLAVLLPPVPIFILGVMIFIRRRRREHEGTIAARRLRS is encoded by the coding sequence ATGATGAAATTGAATCTGAACTGGCGAGTAATTTCTGTCATTAGTAAGCGAGATCTCAAACTGTATTTCAGCAGCCCGACCGGATATCTTTTTATAACGGTCTTTATTTTCCTGAGCGCCGCGGCAGCCTTCTGGCAGGAAAGATTTTTTGCCAATAATCTGGCCAATCTTGATCAATTGAATTCCATGTTCCCGTTCTTGCTGCTTTTATTTATTCCGGCGGTAACGATGAACGTCTGGGCCGAAGAGCGAAGGCAGGGCACAGATGAACTTCTTTTAACTCTGCCAGCCACAGATATCGAAATCGTGTTGGGCAAATATCTTTCGGTTCTGGGAATTTATTCAGCCTCACTTATTTTATCATTTAGCCATATCATCGTTTTGTTCTGGTTGGGTAGTCCTGATTTGGGATTGATGATTGTCAATTATTTCGGCTATTGGCTAATCGGAGCCGCCTTTTTGGGAATCGGGATGCTGGCCTCACTTCTCACCTCCAATGCGACAATCGGTTTTATTTTGGGAATGCTGTTCTGCTCGATATTTATTTTTATAGGCAGTCTCGAATGGCTCACCGGTGAATGGCTGCAAAGCATTTTGGGGCGTATTGCGATCGAGAGATATTTCAAGGATTTTGCCCGGGGCATTATCAGTTTTTCGGGATTATTTTATTTTATCGGTGTCACCGCGATAATGCTGTTTTTGAATGTCATTATTCTCGGAAAACGACACTGGCCCGCCACCGCCGGCGGTTATAAAATGTGGATTCATTATTTTATCCGCACTGTGGCTTTGACAATCGCGGTCTTTTCGTTTGTTGCGATCATCGTAACGATGGCGCTGCGAATCGATGCCACGGCCGAAGGACTGCATTCACTATCGGATACATCAAAACAACTATTAGAGGATTTACCGGAAGGCAGGCAGGTTCTTATTCAAGCTTATATCAGCCCCGAAGTCCCACGCAATTTTGTCGAACCGCGCGCCAATATCATCGGCAAACTGGAAGAAATCGCGGCCGTTAGTGGCGACCAGGTTCAAATTCTTATAAAAGATACTGAACCATTTTCCGAGGAAGCTCGTGAAGCCCGCGAAAAATTCAACATTTTCCCGCAGGAATCTTTTGTGAATGAAGGCGGCCGTTCCGGTAAAGCCCAGGTGTTTTTGGGCGTAGCCTTTACCTGCGGCGCGCGGGAGGAAGTTATTCCGTTTTTTGACGTTGGGCTGCCCGTTGAATACGAATTAATAAGAAGTATCCGATCGGTTGCTCAAAGTAACCGCAAGAAAATTGGGATTCTAAGCACCGGTGTGAAACTGTTTGGAGATTTTAATTACCAGACCGGACAGCAAGTACCTCCCTGGCCGGTAGTGGGAGAACTACGCAAGCAGTATGAAGTTCTCATGGTCAATCCGGAAGAATCGATCGAGCAGGAGATGGATGTTTTGATGGCGGTTATGCCTTCTACTTTGGGTCAGAAAGAATTAGATAATTTGAAGGATTATGTACAAACCGGTAAACCGACTGTTTTGTTGATCGATCCTATGCCGCTTATTGACATATCCCTCTCCCCCATCCTGCCCAGCGACGCTCAGGTTAGCATGTTCCAGCAAAACCAGCAGCAGAAACAACCCAAGGGAAACATGGAACAGTTCATGAAAGAAATCGGCGTCCCGTGGAAAATGTCTGAAGTAATTTGGGATGTGTATAACCCCCATCCCGATCTTTCGGTTCTGCAACAGGAAATTATTTTCATCGGCGAAGGGAATAAGAACAAAAGCGCTATCAACCAGGACAATCCGGTCAGCGCCGACTTACAGGAAGTAGTATTTATGTTTCCGGGATATCTCGAATATCCTCCTGAACCCAATCTGGTATTTGAACCACTTTTGCAAACTGGGTTGGTTTCCGGCGTTCATCACTGGTATAGTCTCGTTCAGCGCGGATTTTTCGGATTGACTCTTAACCAACGGCCCAGACGAATAGCGACACCCGACTTATATACCGTGGCCGCGCGTATATCGGGAACGACATCCGGCATTCAGAAAGAAAACGATCCGGAAAATAAATCCGGCAATTTGATAAATCTGCTGGTTATCGCGGATGTCGATTTTATCTCGCAACAGTTTTTTGAAATCCGCAATCGAGGTATTGCCAATCTCAATTTCGATAATATCAGCTTTTTCTTAAATAGTATCGATTACCTGGCCGACGACGAATCTTTCATCGAGCTGCGTAATCGGCGCGTTAAACATCGCACCCTCACCGCCGTTGAGGCCAAAACTCAGGAATTTATTACCCGACGTCTTGAAGAAGAACGCGAGGCTGAAGAAGAAGCGCGGCAGGCGCTTTCGGAAGCTCAACAAAGGCTTACTGAAAAAGTGACAGAAGTGCGCAATCGCACCGATGTCGATGAACAAACCAAACAAATCATGGCCCAGAATATGCAGGAAGTGGAAAACAAGAGGTTTGAGGCAATTCGAGCCAACATTGAGGCTAATCGTGACGCGACGATCGCTCGCAGTCAGGAAAACACCGAAATCGCTATCCGGGCTATTCAGGCCAACATAAAAACTCTGGCCGTGCTACTCCCGCCCGTCCCTATTTTTATCCTGGGAGTAATGATATTTATCCGGCGCCGACGCCGGGAGCATGAAGGAACTATTGCCGCGAGAAGATTGAGGAGTTAG
- a CDS encoding dockerin type I repeat-containing protein yields MFHSLFLRCLRAGMPEFLGFIAVLVWALVFMPQIAEANYTIGDANSDGRINVGDPIYLINFIFRDGQAPSPFYAGDANLDGHVNVGDVLYIINHIFRNGPPPGDTGEYEFGVISLYPDDRELLITDSIIITFSDEVDCESISSETIDIGPGFGGTFECDGNKVIVKLARFEFAIMMCIGISKDVRSVTGVNLPYNYYFYIYTSPDLP; encoded by the coding sequence ATGTTTCATTCTTTATTCCTGCGCTGTTTACGGGCAGGCATGCCAGAATTTTTAGGATTTATTGCTGTTTTGGTATGGGCGTTAGTATTTATGCCTCAAATTGCTGAGGCAAATTATACGATTGGCGATGCCAATTCTGATGGCCGTATAAATGTTGGCGATCCCATATATCTTATTAATTTTATTTTTCGTGATGGCCAGGCGCCGTCTCCTTTTTATGCGGGAGATGCCAATTTGGACGGCCATGTTAATGTCGGCGATGTATTGTATATTATCAACCACATTTTCCGAAATGGTCCACCTCCTGGAGATACCGGCGAATATGAGTTTGGCGTAATTTCCCTGTATCCCGATGATCGTGAATTGCTTATAACAGATTCAATAATAATTACATTTTCAGACGAAGTTGATTGCGAGAGTATTTCCTCCGAGACGATTGACATAGGGCCCGGATTTGGGGGGACATTTGAATGCGATGGCAACAAAGTGATTGTCAAACTCGCACGCTTTGAATTTGCTATTATGATGTGCATCGGAATTTCGAAGGACGTACGGAGCGTTACGGGGGTTAATCTGCCCTATAATTACTATTTCTATATATACACTTCCCCTGATCTTCCGTAA
- a CDS encoding DUF4340 domain-containing protein, which translates to MNENKTTLWFAVAAAVLLIIAVIASPDRITPSAFQDQGEPFFPDFNDPNTAAILEIVEFDNNTETALPFKVTFTKNRWSIPSHHDYPADNKDRLARIASGIIGITRDDFRSDNIADHESCGAIDPLDESNLASSGYGTRVTIKDIHDNILADLIIGIPVEGGQGFRFVRLPDEKRVYAVKTSIDISTKFEDWIDTDLLQVDNNKINRLSLHDYSIDERSGRLNEHDKLILYKKDDDWTARDIGYGKKVDSTKLSELKTAIDNLKIVGVRPKPAGLSQNLKKMNQEGQEINRADLMNLQGKGFYFTRDGELKSNEGELIVRTDEGVVYTLRFGEILYGTGLSVTAGTEEGDTGEGSAENRYLFITTEFDQSAFTEPPKPNNTDFLTIDDSLWTNADRENKTKYDVHEKWHKNVTDGRILSETLNARFADWYYVISSESFDKLNLSRKDLITNKE; encoded by the coding sequence ATGAACGAAAATAAAACAACATTATGGTTCGCCGTTGCCGCCGCGGTACTTCTTATTATAGCCGTGATCGCCTCTCCCGATCGAATAACCCCCTCGGCGTTCCAGGATCAGGGTGAACCGTTCTTTCCGGATTTCAACGACCCCAACACTGCGGCCATCCTTGAAATAGTAGAATTCGATAATAATACAGAAACGGCTTTACCGTTTAAGGTGACATTTACCAAAAATCGGTGGAGTATCCCTTCCCATCATGATTACCCGGCTGATAATAAAGACCGTTTGGCTCGCATCGCTTCGGGAATTATCGGCATCACTAGGGACGATTTTCGTTCGGATAATATCGCCGATCATGAATCCTGCGGCGCTATCGATCCTCTGGATGAATCCAATTTGGCATCGTCGGGATACGGCACCCGGGTAACTATCAAAGATATTCACGACAATATCCTGGCCGATTTGATTATCGGTATTCCGGTTGAGGGCGGTCAGGGATTTAGGTTTGTGAGATTACCTGACGAGAAACGAGTGTATGCCGTCAAAACATCAATTGATATTTCAACCAAATTTGAGGATTGGATTGATACCGATCTTCTGCAGGTCGACAATAATAAAATCAACCGTTTGTCGCTTCATGATTATTCCATAGATGAGAGATCGGGCCGCCTGAACGAACATGATAAACTTATTCTCTATAAAAAAGACGATGACTGGACGGCGCGGGATATCGGATATGGGAAAAAGGTCGATTCGACCAAGTTAAGTGAATTGAAGACCGCGATTGATAATTTGAAAATTGTCGGAGTACGCCCCAAACCGGCCGGCCTTTCTCAAAACCTGAAAAAGATGAATCAGGAAGGGCAGGAAATAAATCGTGCGGACCTTATGAACCTTCAGGGTAAAGGATTTTATTTCACACGCGATGGCGAGCTCAAATCCAATGAAGGTGAATTGATCGTCAGAACCGATGAAGGCGTTGTTTATACTCTACGGTTCGGTGAAATTCTTTATGGTACGGGATTATCTGTTACCGCCGGAACCGAGGAAGGCGACACCGGTGAGGGAAGCGCCGAGAACAGATACCTTTTTATAACAACCGAATTTGATCAGTCGGCCTTTACCGAACCTCCCAAACCGAACAACACTGATTTTTTGACGATTGATGACAGTCTGTGGACAAATGCCGACCGTGAAAATAAAACCAAATATGACGTCCATGAAAAATGGCACAAGAATGTAACCGACGGCCGGATCCTAAGCGAAACTTTGAATGCTCGCTTCGCCGACTGGTATTATGTGATATCATCGGAGAGTTTCGACAAATTGAATCTGTCCCGAAAAGATCTGATAACCAATAAAGAATAA